The Coregonus clupeaformis isolate EN_2021a chromosome 20, ASM2061545v1, whole genome shotgun sequence genome contains a region encoding:
- the LOC121533709 gene encoding protein FAM174C isoform X1, whose amino-acid sequence MNMQFQGVMRIILPTLWAISTIAEEKTKSPTTTGITAAGITKHVMNSSANNASNTTYKNNHANLFDVDSSMIQRALYVLIGITTIGVLYFLVRAVRLKKTTTSKKKYGLLSNYDDSVEMAVLESDEEDDTVYEARSLRR is encoded by the exons ATGAACATGCAATTTCAAGGAGTCATGAGGATTATTTTACCGACGCTGTGGGCTATTTCAACCATCGCAGAGGAAAAAACGAAGTCGCCAACAACAACAGGCATTACTGCTGCTGGCATCACCAAACATGTCATGAATTCGAGTGCCAATAACGCCAGTAACACGACGTACAAGAACAATCATGCCAACCTTTTCGATGTAGATAGTTCAATGATACAAAGGGCCTTGTACGTCCTTATTGGAATCACCACCATTGGAGTGCTCTATTTCCTCGTGAGAGCTGTGCG GCTGAAGAAAACAACAACCTCTAAGAAGAAGTATGGGCTGTTGTCAAACTATGATGACAGTGTGGAGATGGCTGTGCTGGAGAGTGATGAGGAGGATGACACTGTATATGAGGCCAGGTCCCTAAGAAG ATGA
- the LOC121533709 gene encoding protein FAM174C isoform X2, whose translation MNMQFQGVMRIILPTLWAISTIAEEKTKSPTTTGITAAGITKHVMNSSANNASNTTYKNNHANLFDVDSSMIQRALYVLIGITTIGVLYFLVRAVRLKKTTTSKKKYGLLSNYDDSVEMAVLESDEEDDTVYEARSLRR comes from the exons ATGAACATGCAATTTCAAGGAGTCATGAGGATTATTTTACCGACGCTGTGGGCTATTTCAACCATCGCAGAGGAAAAAACGAAGTCGCCAACAACAACAGGCATTACTGCTGCTGGCATCACCAAACATGTCATGAATTCGAGTGCCAATAACGCCAGTAACACGACGTACAAGAACAATCATGCCAACCTTTTCGATGTAGATAGTTCAATGATACAAAGGGCCTTGTACGTCCTTATTGGAATCACCACCATTGGAGTGCTCTATTTCCTCGTGAGAGCTGTGCG GCTGAAGAAAACAACAACCTCTAAGAAGAAGTATGGGCTGTTGTCAAACTATGATGACAGTGTGGAGATGGCTGTGCTGGAGAGTGATGAGGAGGATGACACTGTATATGAGGCCAGGTCCCTAAGAAGGTGA